From a region of the Veillonellaceae bacterium genome:
- a CDS encoding response regulator transcription factor, whose protein sequence is MSKILIIDDEEDLVTLLKDSLEKRGHIVLAAYDGESGVKKAQEQPDIIILDIMMPGIDGYEVCRKIRDAVFCPIIFLSARQSEADRIKGLALGGDDYLIKPFSLNELLARIDAHLRREKRAIFLNNSNKRVLISFGRLSVDLKSRQVNINDNIISLTKREFDILELLLMHPGQVFSKEQIYEKVWGYDAEGDSSTVTEHVKNIRAKIAEFDPDTEYISTVWGIGYRFNRIM, encoded by the coding sequence ATGAGTAAGATTCTTATCATTGATGATGAGGAAGATTTAGTCACTCTTTTAAAAGATTCTCTTGAGAAAAGAGGTCATATTGTATTAGCAGCATATGATGGTGAAAGCGGTGTTAAAAAAGCCCAAGAACAGCCGGATATCATTATTCTCGACATAATGATGCCCGGCATTGACGGGTATGAAGTTTGTAGAAAAATAAGGGATGCAGTTTTTTGCCCGATCATATTTTTGAGTGCAAGACAGTCAGAGGCTGACAGGATAAAAGGCCTTGCCCTAGGAGGCGATGATTATTTAATAAAGCCTTTTAGCCTTAATGAACTGCTTGCGAGAATAGATGCACATTTAAGAAGAGAGAAAAGGGCTATCTTCCTTAATAACTCAAACAAGAGAGTGTTGATTAGCTTTGGCAGACTGTCGGTTGATTTAAAATCAAGACAGGTTAATATTAATGATAATATCATTTCCCTTACTAAACGAGAATTTGACATTTTAGAACTGCTTTTAATGCATCCGGGTCAGGTGTTTTCGAAAGAACAGATTTATGAGAAGGTTTGGGGATATGATGCAGAAGGAGATTCTTCAACTGTGACTGAGCATGTGAAAAACATAAGGGCAAAGATAGCTGAATTTGATCCCGATACAGAGTATATATCGACAGTATGGGGTATCGGCTACCGATTTAACAGAATAATGTAA